Proteins encoded by one window of Heterodontus francisci isolate sHetFra1 chromosome 12, sHetFra1.hap1, whole genome shotgun sequence:
- the LOC137375913 gene encoding heterogeneous nuclear ribonucleoprotein D-like isoform X1: MADAGQQYVEGSENGHYEEGEGQAAGAQGMAVDGAEPQAGVDSEGSKINASKNEEDAGKMFVGGLSWDTSKKDLKDYFSKFGEVVDCTIKMDPATGRSRGFGFILFKDSSCADRVLEQKEHKLDGRVVDPKRAMAMKKEPVKKIFVGGLHPDTPEDKIREYFGAFGEVESIELPMDSKTNKRRGFCFISFKEEEPVKKILEKKYHDVGTSKCEIKVAQPKEVYQQQQQWGGRGSFTGRGRGGGRGAGQSQNWSQGYSNNYWNPSYGSSYGYSGQSGYGAYGGYDYTGYNYNSGYYGGYGQGYDYNQSNGNYGKAPRRGAAHQGGYKPY; encoded by the exons ATGGCCGACGCCGGGCAGCAGTACGTGGAGGGATCCGAGAACGGTCATTACGAGGAAGGAGAGGGTCAGGCTGCCGGTGCTCAGGGAATGGCGGTGGATGGAGCAGAGCCTCAGGCCGGAGTTGACAGCGAGGGCTCTAAAATCAACGCCAGTAAAAACGAAGAAGACGCCGG GAAAATGTTCGTAGGAGGTTTGAGCTGGGATACAAGCAAAAAGGACCTGAAGGATTATTTTTCCAAATTTGGCGAAGTTGTGGATTGTACAATTAAGATGGATCCCGCAACCGGAAGGTCAAGGGGATTTGGATTTATCCTCTTCAAAGATTCATCATGCGCCGATAGA GTGTTGGAACAAAAAGAGCATAAATTAGATGGTAGAGTGGTGGATCCTAAAAGAGCAATGGCCATGAAGAAAGAACCTGTAAAGAAAATCTTTGTTGGAGGTCTTCATCCAGATACCCCAGAAGATAAGATCAGAGAATACTTTGGAGCCTTTGGTGAG GTGGAATCAATTGAACTTCCAATGGACAGCAAGACCAACAAGAGGAGAGGATTTTGTTTCATCTCATTtaaagaggaagagccagtgaAAAAGATTTTGGAGAAGAAGTACCACGATGTTGGAACTAGCAAG TGTGAAATCAAAGTGGCTCAGCCTAAAGAAGTTTATCAACAGCAACAGCAGTGGGGAGGCAGAGGTAGCTTTACTGGAAGGGGCAGAGGTGGTGGCCGTGGAGCTG GTCAAAGTCAGAACTGGAGTCAAGGATACAGCAATAATTACTGGAATCCAAGCTATGGCAGCAGTTATGGTTACAGCGGGCAAAGTGGCTATGGTGCATATGGAGGCTATGATTATACTGGCTATAACTACAATAGTGGTTATTATGGTGGATATGGTCAAGGATATGACTACA ATCAGAGTAATGGTAACTATGGGAAAGCACCAAGACGTGGAGCAGCTCACCAAGGTGGTTATAAACCATATTAA
- the LOC137375913 gene encoding heterogeneous nuclear ribonucleoprotein A/B-like isoform X2, which yields MADAGQQYVEGSENGHYEEGEGQAAGAQGMAVDGAEPQAGVDSEGSKINASKNEEDAGKMFVGGLSWDTSKKDLKDYFSKFGEVVDCTIKMDPATGRSRGFGFILFKDSSCADRVLEQKEHKLDGRVVDPKRAMAMKKEPVKKIFVGGLHPDTPEDKIREYFGAFGEVESIELPMDSKTNKRRGFCFISFKEEEPVKKILEKKYHDVGTSKCEIKVAQPKEVYQQQQQWGGRGSFTGRGRGGGRGADQSNGNYGKAPRRGAAHQGGYKPY from the exons ATGGCCGACGCCGGGCAGCAGTACGTGGAGGGATCCGAGAACGGTCATTACGAGGAAGGAGAGGGTCAGGCTGCCGGTGCTCAGGGAATGGCGGTGGATGGAGCAGAGCCTCAGGCCGGAGTTGACAGCGAGGGCTCTAAAATCAACGCCAGTAAAAACGAAGAAGACGCCGG GAAAATGTTCGTAGGAGGTTTGAGCTGGGATACAAGCAAAAAGGACCTGAAGGATTATTTTTCCAAATTTGGCGAAGTTGTGGATTGTACAATTAAGATGGATCCCGCAACCGGAAGGTCAAGGGGATTTGGATTTATCCTCTTCAAAGATTCATCATGCGCCGATAGA GTGTTGGAACAAAAAGAGCATAAATTAGATGGTAGAGTGGTGGATCCTAAAAGAGCAATGGCCATGAAGAAAGAACCTGTAAAGAAAATCTTTGTTGGAGGTCTTCATCCAGATACCCCAGAAGATAAGATCAGAGAATACTTTGGAGCCTTTGGTGAG GTGGAATCAATTGAACTTCCAATGGACAGCAAGACCAACAAGAGGAGAGGATTTTGTTTCATCTCATTtaaagaggaagagccagtgaAAAAGATTTTGGAGAAGAAGTACCACGATGTTGGAACTAGCAAG TGTGAAATCAAAGTGGCTCAGCCTAAAGAAGTTTATCAACAGCAACAGCAGTGGGGAGGCAGAGGTAGCTTTACTGGAAGGGGCAGAGGTGGTGGCCGTGGAGCTG ATCAGAGTAATGGTAACTATGGGAAAGCACCAAGACGTGGAGCAGCTCACCAAGGTGGTTATAAACCATATTAA